One window from the genome of Cyclobacterium amurskyense encodes:
- a CDS encoding heparinase II/III domain-containing protein gives MHSHRLFSFLSFLAFFILTGLLSVNQAQTSATSPKVKLENPITAAYLKRNLKRTSPKLILTPTIERTLKEKLQSDPLMQSYYQYLQKEAKGILDQPLLKRELEGFRLLFVSRELIQRMSTLAMVYRIERQPEILQRIDVELKAVCAFSDWNPQHFLDIAEMSFGVALALDWAGEDLPKTTVSLAKKALIEKGIIPSFNEDGERMFWINGHNNWNAVCHGGMIAASLAVADVDPELAAKTISRALDKLPNSLKEYAPDGVYPEGPSYWGYGTSYTIIASNTLETAFGSDFGISESPGFMKSAEFLLNATAPSGNYFNFADSGDKYNGGVALLLSWFGAKTADALYFDHFFFENPKEAGRFAGLGLVWLSQMDPKNTGKIAQSWLGKGTNPVAIFRGDSDYFAGMKGGKAQLSHGNMDAGTFVFDLNGVRWVVDPGNQRYYPLNKIGFNLAGHCQDCPRWTLLTKNNRTHSTITVNDEDFNVQGFAPIIDFKDQDQAEVSIDLSNLYFDNTKAVQRKFTKDSKGSLLIEDTFETNENTKSITWGLMTQAEVSLEKNGAVLKQNGKTLHIRILNTDKYNLSVISLDPPPLEIDKTMENLKRIEIRIPAWTLENGKGSLKVRLSED, from the coding sequence ATGCACAGTCACCGATTATTCAGCTTTTTATCGTTTTTGGCTTTTTTTATATTGACAGGATTATTGTCAGTAAATCAAGCCCAAACCTCGGCAACATCTCCCAAAGTGAAATTGGAAAACCCAATTACTGCTGCCTATTTAAAAAGAAATTTAAAAAGGACCTCTCCTAAACTCATCCTTACTCCTACTATCGAAAGGACACTGAAAGAGAAATTACAATCAGATCCTCTAATGCAATCCTATTACCAATACCTGCAAAAGGAAGCCAAAGGCATTCTTGACCAACCTCTCCTAAAAAGAGAGCTCGAAGGATTTCGGCTTTTGTTTGTTTCCAGAGAGCTGATTCAAAGAATGAGTACACTTGCCATGGTATATAGAATTGAACGCCAGCCAGAAATATTGCAGCGAATAGACGTGGAATTGAAGGCGGTCTGTGCCTTTTCTGATTGGAACCCGCAGCACTTTCTTGACATTGCTGAAATGTCTTTCGGTGTAGCTTTGGCACTGGACTGGGCTGGAGAGGATTTGCCAAAGACGACTGTCAGTCTGGCTAAGAAAGCACTGATTGAAAAAGGAATAATACCCAGTTTCAATGAAGATGGAGAAAGAATGTTTTGGATCAACGGACATAACAATTGGAATGCTGTATGTCATGGAGGCATGATTGCCGCATCTTTAGCTGTGGCGGATGTTGATCCTGAACTTGCAGCAAAAACCATTTCCAGGGCCTTGGATAAACTCCCCAATTCCTTAAAAGAATACGCACCAGATGGAGTATATCCTGAAGGCCCTTCCTATTGGGGTTATGGGACAAGTTATACGATCATTGCTTCAAATACGCTAGAGACTGCATTTGGCTCAGATTTTGGGATTTCAGAAAGTCCCGGATTTATGAAAAGCGCCGAATTCCTACTAAACGCCACTGCCCCATCAGGCAACTATTTCAATTTTGCAGATTCAGGAGACAAATACAATGGAGGTGTTGCCCTTTTGCTGTCTTGGTTTGGTGCAAAAACGGCTGATGCGTTGTATTTTGATCATTTCTTTTTTGAAAATCCAAAAGAGGCTGGAAGGTTTGCAGGACTTGGCCTCGTTTGGCTTTCGCAGATGGATCCGAAAAACACTGGTAAAATAGCCCAAAGCTGGCTTGGAAAAGGCACAAATCCTGTTGCTATTTTCAGGGGCGACTCGGATTATTTTGCAGGGATGAAAGGCGGAAAGGCCCAATTGAGTCATGGAAATATGGATGCGGGCACCTTTGTATTTGACCTAAACGGTGTACGTTGGGTAGTTGACCCAGGCAACCAAAGGTATTATCCGCTTAATAAAATAGGCTTTAACCTGGCTGGCCACTGTCAGGATTGTCCAAGATGGACATTGCTTACCAAAAACAATCGGACCCACAGTACCATTACAGTGAATGATGAAGATTTCAATGTACAAGGCTTTGCTCCGATTATAGATTTCAAAGATCAGGATCAGGCTGAAGTCAGTATAGACCTTAGTAACTTGTACTTTGACAATACAAAAGCTGTACAGCGGAAATTCACAAAAGACTCGAAGGGATCCCTACTCATTGAGGACACTTTCGAGACCAATGAAAATACCAAAAGTATCACCTGGGGTTTGATGACACAAGCGGAGGTTAGTTTGGAGAAAAATGGTGCAGTATTAAAGCAGAACGGCAAAACGCTACATATCCGAATTCTAAATACTGATAAATACAATTTATCAGTTATTTCTCTTGATCCACCTCCATTGGAAATTGACAAGACCATGGAAAATCTAAAGCGAATAGAAATCCGAATACCTGCCTGGACTCTGGAGAATGGTAAGGGCAGCCTAAAAGTCCGGCTATCAGAAGACTAG
- a CDS encoding sensor histidine kinase, translating into MPILDFKTIFFSYIIVNIVNIILIVSLYFQVKKRFPGISLVLLSFSMLTIGNISIFLRGNIPDWLSIPVANTLIVSSTVVLLIGLEKFVKVKGPQIQNYLLILVFFLGHVYFAFFYPDLYIRKINFALAFVLISFQVAYLLLIRTPVAMRGVTRPVGYVFVGVIFVQVLHIIYIIQNQPDLAGYLDSTGSESLFLMAWEVIIISLTYSIFLMYNKRLMNDVNEQEEKFSKAFHKAPFIIILSKLKDGEIFEANKSVQSISGFQPHELIGLKAIDLNIWNQDDDRFKFTSDLKSKGIIIEEEYLFRKKSGELFHGLISAEIIEINNVKCVISVINDITNRKQAEFNLRNSEASLRELNSTKDKFFSIIAHDLKSPFNGIIGLSEILSEQVKEKDYEGIDTYAGIIKSSSKHAMELLSNLMEWSRSQTGRIEFNPEKLDLVNMIQRIMELLRNSSEEKAIGVSLNAPLRLDLYADKAMIETVLRNLISNAIKFTPFNGKVIIAVEEKVNEYLLSVTDSGVGIDKGNFEKLFRIDRSYSTLGTNNEKGTGLGLILCKEFIEKHNGKIGLESELGVGSRFYFTLPKQ; encoded by the coding sequence ATGCCTATACTTGATTTTAAGACAATTTTTTTTAGTTATATTATAGTTAATATAGTTAATATAATATTAATTGTTTCTTTATATTTTCAGGTAAAAAAACGGTTTCCTGGTATTTCTTTAGTATTGCTTAGTTTTTCAATGCTTACAATTGGAAATATTTCAATATTCTTACGAGGTAATATTCCTGATTGGCTATCTATACCTGTGGCCAATACCTTAATCGTTTCTTCTACTGTTGTGTTATTAATTGGATTAGAGAAATTTGTTAAGGTAAAAGGACCCCAAATTCAAAATTATTTATTGATACTTGTTTTTTTTCTTGGACACGTTTATTTCGCTTTTTTTTATCCCGATTTATACATTAGAAAAATAAATTTTGCATTGGCTTTTGTGCTAATAAGTTTTCAAGTAGCTTATTTATTGTTAATAAGGACTCCGGTAGCTATGCGAGGGGTTACTCGACCAGTTGGGTATGTATTTGTAGGGGTCATCTTTGTACAGGTTTTGCACATCATATACATCATTCAGAATCAACCAGACTTAGCAGGTTATTTAGATTCCACAGGTTCAGAATCTTTATTTTTAATGGCATGGGAGGTCATCATTATATCTCTGACTTATAGTATTTTCCTGATGTATAATAAACGCTTGATGAATGATGTTAATGAGCAGGAGGAGAAATTTTCGAAAGCATTTCATAAAGCTCCCTTTATCATAATTTTATCTAAGCTTAAGGATGGGGAAATTTTTGAAGCTAACAAAAGTGTTCAATCAATTTCTGGTTTTCAACCTCATGAACTAATTGGTTTAAAAGCAATTGATTTGAATATTTGGAATCAAGATGATGACCGATTCAAATTCACTTCAGATTTAAAGTCAAAAGGTATCATAATCGAAGAAGAATATTTGTTTCGCAAAAAATCAGGGGAATTATTTCACGGGCTTATCTCTGCAGAAATCATCGAAATTAATAATGTGAAATGTGTTATTTCTGTAATAAATGACATTACGAATAGAAAGCAAGCAGAGTTCAATCTCCGAAATAGTGAAGCTTCGTTAAGAGAATTAAATTCAACAAAAGATAAGTTTTTCTCAATTATTGCACATGACTTAAAAAGTCCATTTAATGGCATTATAGGTTTAAGTGAGATACTAAGTGAGCAAGTTAAAGAGAAAGATTATGAAGGGATTGATACTTATGCTGGCATTATTAAATCCTCTTCGAAACATGCGATGGAATTATTATCAAACTTGATGGAGTGGTCAAGGTCACAAACTGGCCGAATTGAATTCAATCCAGAGAAGTTAGATCTTGTAAATATGATTCAAAGGATCATGGAGTTGCTGAGAAATTCTTCAGAGGAAAAAGCAATAGGGGTAAGCTTGAATGCTCCACTAAGGCTTGATCTATACGCCGATAAAGCTATGATAGAAACAGTATTGCGAAATCTTATATCCAATGCTATAAAATTTACTCCTTTTAATGGGAAAGTAATTATTGCAGTTGAAGAAAAAGTTAATGAATACCTTTTGTCTGTTACCGACAGTGGTGTTGGTATTGATAAAGGAAATTTCGAGAAATTATTTCGAATTGACAGGTCTTATTCTACTTTGGGAACCAATAATGAAAAAGGAACTGGTTTGGGACTCATTCTATGTAAAGAATTTATCGAAAAGCACAATGGAAAAATAGGCTTGGAAAGTGAGCTTGGTGTTGGAAGTAGGTTTTATTTCACTTTGCCCAAACAATAA